Proteins from a single region of Pseudomonas sp. 10S4:
- the catA gene encoding catechol 1,2-dioxygenase, giving the protein MAVSISNTAQMLELFQEAAGLKNAAGNPRNKQIVLRILQETAGLIEELDISDDEFWAGVEYINRLGKSNEAGLLVAGLGVEHFLDLLNDAKQAEAGRTGGTPRTIEGPLYVAGAPLSQGYARMDDGAEDDVATPMFVEGQILDLKGQPIAGAMVDLWQADSQGNYSHFDKSQSEFNLRRRIMTDAEGRYRARSIVPSGYGCNPHGPTQECLNQLGRHGQRPAHIHFFVSAPGYEHLTTQINLSNDAYLWDDFAYATRDGLIGEVQFIDDQALAAAHQVPGRFAQMKFDFQLRPAANLEAEQRSNRPRALQEA; this is encoded by the coding sequence ATGGCCGTCAGCATTTCCAATACCGCACAAATGCTTGAACTGTTCCAAGAAGCAGCAGGACTGAAGAATGCCGCTGGCAACCCGCGCAACAAACAAATCGTATTACGTATCCTGCAAGAGACCGCCGGACTCATTGAAGAGCTGGATATCAGTGATGATGAATTCTGGGCTGGTGTCGAATACATCAACCGTCTCGGCAAAAGCAACGAAGCAGGGCTGCTGGTAGCGGGCCTGGGGGTGGAGCACTTTCTGGATCTGCTCAACGATGCCAAGCAAGCCGAAGCCGGGCGCACCGGAGGAACACCGCGCACGATTGAAGGGCCTTTGTATGTAGCCGGCGCGCCGCTCAGTCAGGGCTATGCCCGTATGGATGATGGTGCCGAAGATGATGTTGCGACGCCTATGTTTGTCGAGGGCCAGATCCTGGATTTGAAAGGGCAGCCGATCGCTGGTGCCATGGTAGACCTGTGGCAAGCCGACAGCCAGGGCAACTATTCCCACTTCGATAAAAGCCAATCCGAATTCAATCTGCGTCGTCGCATTATGACCGACGCCGAAGGGCGTTATCGCGCCAGAAGTATCGTGCCGTCGGGCTACGGCTGTAACCCTCATGGCCCGACCCAGGAGTGCCTTAACCAATTGGGCAGGCATGGCCAGCGTCCGGCGCATATCCACTTTTTCGTATCCGCCCCGGGCTACGAACACTTGACCACGCAGATCAACCTATCCAACGACGCATACCTCTGGGATGACTTCGCTTACGCCACGCGGGATGGATTGATCGGTGAGGTGCAATTCATCGATGACCAAGCCTTGGCTGCGGCCCATCAAGTGCCAGGACGTTTTGCACAAATGAAATTCGATTTTCAGCTGCGCCCGGCAGCCAACCTTGAGGCGGAGCAACGGAGCAATCGCCCGCGTGCTCTTCAAGAGGCGTAA
- a CDS encoding NAD(P)-dependent alcohol dehydrogenase produces MSQSTLSPIEVKVAVLREAGGKLQIERAELAVPRADEVRVRVVATGVCHTDMVVRDQFFPTPLPIILGHEGAGVVEAVGAAVTTIAPGDHVVMTYMSCGLCLPCETGHPAHCSHMHPLNFGGGRLDGSTSTCSCATDAPIHDHFFGQSSFSTYVVANERNVVKVSKQAPLELLGPLGCGIQTGAGSVLKALQVEAGASFAAFGAGAVGLAAVMAAKVAGATTIIAVDVTPSRLSLALEVGATHVINSREEDPVQRIREITGGGVNYSLECSGRAEVLRQAIDALTTLGTCGIVGATKMGTEVAFNINDVMIPGKRIMGIVQGDVVANAFIPILVDLHLQGRFPFDKLCRFYAFDQVNEAMADSESGITIKPILRMPAQTDLS; encoded by the coding sequence ATGTCCCAAAGCACTCTCTCACCCATCGAAGTAAAAGTCGCCGTGTTGCGTGAAGCCGGTGGCAAGCTCCAGATCGAGCGCGCAGAGCTGGCTGTTCCACGTGCCGACGAGGTCCGCGTGCGTGTCGTGGCTACAGGTGTTTGCCACACCGATATGGTCGTTCGCGATCAGTTCTTTCCAACGCCGTTGCCAATCATTTTGGGCCACGAAGGTGCGGGCGTGGTGGAGGCGGTAGGCGCTGCGGTAACGACCATCGCTCCTGGCGATCATGTGGTCATGACCTACATGTCCTGTGGCTTGTGCCTGCCCTGCGAAACAGGACACCCCGCGCATTGCTCGCATATGCACCCGCTGAACTTCGGCGGCGGGCGCCTCGACGGCAGTACGTCCACCTGCAGCTGTGCGACCGATGCACCGATACATGACCATTTTTTTGGCCAATCCTCCTTTTCGACCTACGTCGTCGCGAACGAGCGCAATGTCGTGAAAGTCTCCAAACAGGCTCCACTCGAACTGCTCGGCCCGCTGGGATGCGGCATTCAGACGGGCGCGGGTTCGGTACTCAAGGCCTTGCAGGTAGAGGCTGGGGCCAGCTTCGCCGCCTTCGGTGCTGGCGCAGTGGGCTTGGCCGCGGTGATGGCAGCCAAGGTTGCCGGTGCGACCACCATTATCGCCGTCGACGTCACGCCGAGTCGCTTGAGCCTGGCCCTCGAAGTGGGCGCTACCCACGTGATCAATAGCCGGGAAGAGGACCCGGTTCAGCGCATCCGCGAGATCACTGGCGGCGGCGTGAACTACAGCCTGGAATGCTCCGGGCGGGCGGAAGTGTTGCGTCAAGCGATCGATGCGCTCACCACGCTGGGCACGTGCGGGATTGTAGGGGCGACGAAGATGGGCACGGAGGTGGCGTTCAACATCAACGACGTAATGATTCCCGGCAAGCGAATCATGGGCATTGTCCAGGGTGACGTGGTCGCTAACGCCTTCATTCCCATCCTCGTAGACCTGCACCTGCAAGGCCGCTTCCCGTTTGACAAGCTGTGCCGGTTCTACGCGTTTGACCAGGTCAATGAAGCGATGGCCGACAGCGAAAGCGGTATCACGATCAAACCGATTCTACGCATGCCGGCCCAGACCGACTTGTCGTGA